A genomic segment from Luteibacter aegosomatis encodes:
- a CDS encoding MAPEG family protein — protein sequence MTSQLPAVVTLLTLLLMFYTVVIVGRARERYGIKAPSISGDPSFERAWRVQMNTLENAVMFIPALWLAAQYVDPLWAGIAGLVWLAGRVWYAVAYLGDATRRGPGYVVSMVAWAALMLMAAGGMGMAIMENNAAAAPAEDAAQ from the coding sequence ATGACCAGTCAGCTCCCCGCCGTCGTCACCCTGCTTACCCTGCTCCTGATGTTCTACACGGTGGTCATCGTGGGCAGGGCACGCGAGCGCTACGGTATCAAGGCGCCGTCCATCTCGGGAGACCCCTCCTTCGAGCGGGCCTGGCGGGTACAGATGAACACGCTGGAGAACGCCGTGATGTTCATCCCGGCACTCTGGTTGGCGGCCCAGTACGTGGACCCGCTGTGGGCGGGCATCGCCGGGCTGGTCTGGCTGGCCGGCCGCGTCTGGTACGCCGTGGCCTATCTCGGCGACGCCACGCGGCGCGGCCCAGGCTACGTCGTGTCGATGGTGGCCTGGGCCGCCCTGATGCTGATGGCAGCCGGCGGAATGGGCATGGCCATCATGGAAAACAACGCTGCGGCAGCGCCCGCGGAGGACGCTGCGCAGTAA
- a CDS encoding YkgJ family cysteine cluster protein, with translation MTHPCLRCGACCATYRVAFHWMETDAAGGIVPAALTERLDAHRVNMHGTNAYEPRCRSLVGEVGVAAHCGVYEVRPSPCHDLKPAWEDGTPSPQCDKARLRHGMAPLTPADFS, from the coding sequence ATGACTCACCCTTGCTTGCGCTGCGGCGCTTGCTGCGCGACCTACCGGGTCGCCTTCCACTGGATGGAAACCGACGCGGCCGGCGGCATCGTGCCGGCCGCGCTCACCGAACGCCTCGATGCCCACCGCGTGAACATGCACGGCACCAACGCCTACGAACCGCGCTGCAGGTCGCTCGTGGGCGAGGTGGGCGTGGCCGCGCATTGCGGCGTGTACGAGGTGCGGCCGTCGCCGTGCCACGACCTCAAGCCCGCCTGGGAGGACGGCACGCCGAGTCCGCAGTGCGACAAGGCGCGCTTGCGGCATGGGATGGCGCCGTTGACGCCTGCGGATTTCTCGTAG
- the ypfJ gene encoding KPN_02809 family neutral zinc metallopeptidase, with protein sequence MLWQKGRRSDNVEDAGGGGGGPSFGGGRGLGIGGIIILAILGAVFYKDPTALLGQGDPGAAAPSQSQPRPAADANDPQVDFVRAILGETEDTWGEIFAANGQRYEQPKLVLFHGAVRTACGSASSAVGPFYCPGDRKVYLDLDFFQEMQRRFHESGDFARAYVIAHEVGHHVQNLVGIFDKAAEARRRGASMEGATGLSVRQELQADCFAGVWANHSQQRQHWLQPGDIESALNAATAIGDDALQEQAQGRVVPDSFTHGTSAQRVRWFKTGFEGGDIGKCNTFSGSI encoded by the coding sequence ATGCTGTGGCAGAAAGGCCGTAGAAGCGACAACGTGGAAGACGCGGGCGGCGGCGGGGGTGGCCCTTCGTTCGGCGGCGGGCGGGGCCTGGGCATCGGCGGAATCATCATCCTCGCCATCCTGGGCGCCGTGTTCTACAAGGATCCCACCGCCCTGCTCGGGCAGGGCGATCCGGGCGCCGCGGCGCCCAGCCAGAGTCAGCCTCGTCCGGCGGCGGATGCCAACGATCCGCAGGTGGATTTCGTTCGCGCCATCCTGGGCGAGACCGAGGACACGTGGGGCGAGATCTTTGCCGCGAACGGGCAGCGTTACGAGCAGCCGAAGCTGGTGCTGTTCCACGGCGCCGTGCGCACGGCCTGCGGTTCCGCCTCGTCGGCGGTGGGGCCGTTCTACTGTCCCGGCGACCGCAAGGTCTATCTCGACCTCGACTTCTTCCAGGAGATGCAGCGGCGCTTCCACGAGTCGGGCGATTTCGCCCGTGCCTACGTGATCGCCCACGAGGTGGGCCATCACGTGCAGAACCTCGTCGGCATCTTCGACAAAGCCGCCGAGGCGAGGCGGCGTGGCGCGAGCATGGAAGGCGCCACGGGGCTGTCCGTACGCCAGGAACTCCAGGCCGATTGCTTCGCCGGCGTGTGGGCCAACCATTCCCAGCAGCGCCAGCACTGGTTGCAGCCGGGCGACATCGAGTCGGCGTTGAACGCGGCCACGGCGATCGGCGACGATGCGCTGCAGGAGCAGGCCCAGGGCCGCGTGGTGCCCGACTCCTTCACGCACGGCACGTCCGCCCAGCGAGTGCGCTGGTTCAAGACCGGTTTCGAGGGCGGCGACATCGGCAAATGCAACACGTTCTCGGGTTCGATCTGA